TATCCCTCCCGCGAGGAGAAGTGTCAGGATCAGCAGCATAACTGCAGGTTTCATATCGAGCCCCCGCTCATCGGCTCAGGAAGATGTGTCAGGATCAGTGTGGATTCATTTTTCATAATAGCCCTCGATTATCTGTTTGGAGAGGATTTCCAGACGCTGTATCTGGTCCGGACCCGCCGAAACATTCGCATAATGAAGATACTCATATGTTGTTATAAACTCTTGGATTTTCTCTGCCGGGGAAGGAATCGCTGCTAAGAGTTCTCTGGGGGTGAAGACCGCGACGTTTTCGATTTTGGCGACGGCCGCAAGGACGGCAGCGGTCTTTTTGTAGATGCGGCGGAGCCGATCCGGGTCGGTGTCCTCTTTTTTGAAGATGCGGGTGCGGATTTTTTCAACGGTGCTCGGAGCCGCCGGCTTATTTCCAAGGATCAGGGGCGGAGCTTCGCCGGGAACCGCTTTGGGTTTTCGATTTCTCACAAAGCGGATGATCAGGACGAGGAAAACACCGCCGGCGACGACGAGAAGGATGTAGTAGATCGTCGGATCTAGGATCATAACAGGATACAGGTCGCTCATGCTCTCGTCAAGCGGGAACGACGCGTCGTCGAAGACGGCGTAGAAGGCATAGCCTCCGTCGATCAGCTCCGCAGACACGTTCCAGATGCCGTTTGTATTAGTGATGCCTGTTCCGATGTTGATGTGATCTTCGGAGTAGACAGTGACGGGTGCTCCGACGACCGGGATGTCGTCTTCGGTTCGAAGAGAACCGTAGAGGGTGAGCAGGCGGTGTACTTCGCCGGCGGTCTGGTCAGCTTTGAGGATGGTAACGACCGAGGGCTTCGAAAGGATGGTGATGTAGACCGGCTTTGAGGTGATACCGCCTGACTGAACAGTGACCGCATGGATGCCTTCGGAGATCTGCCCGACGGTGAGTCGTTTAGCATAGCCTCCGGTGGTGTCAGTTGATACAGTCCCCCAGTGCGTTGTGTCCCAGTAGATGTCAAGGGAGGGGCGGGTATTTCTCGCGATACCTGACACTGTGATGGTGTCGCCGTAGGAGGCGATGCCCGGATCAACGGAGAGAGTGATGGAACCGGAGGTGTCTGTTGTGGTGCCTGAGGTGTCAGTGATGATAATGTTCCCTTCTGCATCAGTCGTGACGGTGATCTTTCCCGAGGTGGCAGCGGTGATGACCTGATTGAGCAGCGGTATGGATGCCTGAAGCTGGGTCGCGTCTAATCCATAGTATGCGGCGATCTGCAGCATGATCTCGGCAGACCCGGCATAGTTCTGAGCAGTTAAGGCGAGTTCATTGTTGATGAGTGTTGACTCGGCTGCGAGCTGATACAGTCCTGCGGTGTTTCCTTCGGATGCATACTGCTGTTTGAGATCTTCGATCACATCAAGGCGAACCGAGTCTTCCTGGACGATCTGGATGGAGGTGCCGAGGGCGGATGATTCCTTGCGGTACTGATTGATGTCGGTCTGTGTCAGCTTGATCTTGCCGACGTTGGTGCCGAGCCGGCTGACGGTGTTTTGATACGCGGCGAGATAGCGTGCGGCATACTCGGGGTCATTGA
This region of Methanocorpusculum sp. genomic DNA includes:
- a CDS encoding DUF4129 domain-containing protein, with product MKPTPAAAVALLAVIAAVLLIVLLAGSGTLLYSAEGNTNTSDHADPSTIAVMTTEEAETILPLMVDIIGLSYDAIYQLYLNDPEYAARYLAAYQNTVSRLGTNVGKIKLTQTDINQYRKESSALGTSIQIVQEDSVRLDVIEDLKQQYASEGNTAGLYQLAAESTLINNELALTAQNYAGSAEIMLQIAAYYGLDATQLQASIPLLNQVITAATSGKITVTTDAEGNIIITDTSGTTTDTSGSITLSVDPGIASYGDTITVSGIARNTRPSLDIYWDTTHWGTVSTDTTGGYAKRLTVGQISEGIHAVTVQSGGITSKPVYITILSKPSVVTILKADQTAGEVHRLLTLYGSLRTEDDIPVVGAPVTVYSEDHINIGTGITNTNGIWNVSAELIDGGYAFYAVFDDASFPLDESMSDLYPVMILDPTIYYILLVVAGGVFLVLIIRFVRNRKPKAVPGEAPPLILGNKPAAPSTVEKIRTRIFKKEDTDPDRLRRIYKKTAAVLAAVAKIENVAVFTPRELLAAIPSPAEKIQEFITTYEYLHYANVSAGPDQIQRLEILSKQIIEGYYEK